The Lysinibacillus irui sequence AACGAGGATTAGAAGCACGTCATATCCAAATGATTGCGCTTGGCGGGACAATTGGAGTTGGCCTATTTATGGGCTCAGCAAGTGCTATTCAATGGACGGGTCCTTCCGTACTCCTTGCCTATGGGATTGCAGGTATTTTTATATTTTTCATTATGAGGGCAATGGGTGAGATGCTTTATATGGAGCCGAGTACTGGCTCTTTTGCGACATTTGGTTACAAATATATTCATCCGTTGGCGGGTTATTTAACTGCGTGGAGTAACTGGTTTCAATGGGTAATTGTTGGGATGTCGGAAATTATAGCAGTGGGAACGTATATGCAATATTGGTACCCTGAGTTACCAGCTTGGATACCGGGTCTTATTGCTATGGTGATATTAGGGGTTGCGAACTTTATCTCTGTCAAATCATTTGGTGAGTTTGAGTTTTGGTTTGCTATGATTAAAATCGTCACGATTATTTTGATGATTATCGCAGGGGTTGGACTAATTTTCTTTGGCTTTGGCAATGATGGTATTGCGATTGGCTTATCCAACTTATGGAGTCATGGTGGCTTCTTTACTGGTGGCTGGACAGGTTTCTTCTTTGCATTATCCTTAGTAGTCGCTGCCTATCAAGGGGTAGAGCTAATTGGGATTACGGCGGGAGAAGCAAAAAATCCGCAGAAAACAATTACCAATGCGATTCAAAGTATTATTTGGCGTATTTTAATATTCTATATCGGAGCTATTTTTGTGATTGTTACAGTCTATCCATGGGATGAACTTGGCACAATCGGTAGCCCGTTTGTTGCAACATTTGCTAAGGTTGGTATTACAGCTGCTGCAGGTATTATTAATTTTGTTGTCATCACAGCGGCTATGTCAGGCTGTAACAGTGGGATTTATAGTGCTGGACGTATGTTATATACGCTTGCTATGAATGGACAAGCACCCAAATTTTTCGCCAAGCTTTCGAGTAATGGTGTACCTTTATTTGGTACAGCTGGTGTGTTAGTTGGACTAGTTATTGGCGTTATTCTTAGCTATATTGCACCTGAAAATTTATTTGTCTATGTGTATAGTGCGAGTGTTTTACCAGGGATGATTCCATGGTTTATTATTTTAATTAGTCAAATTCGATTTAGAAAGGTGAAGGGAGCCCAACTTGCAGAGCATCCTTTCAAAATGCCTTTCGCGCCATTAACAAACTATGTAACGATTATCTTTTTAATTATGGTACTAATTGGCATGTGGTTTAATGATGATACGCGTATATCATTAATTGTTGGCATCGTTTTTTTAGTACTTGTCACAGTCAGCTACTATGTATTTGGTATTGGCAAAAACCGATACGGTAAGATTCAATAGAATAGTTTAAGAGGATGCATCTCAAAAATGGGATGCATCCTTTTTTTGCTAGCACAATTTTTACATAATTCAACTGTAAAAAGCCAAACTACTAAAAAGTTTATACGATGGACATGTCTTGGGAAATCAAGGAGTTGATATGGATGCGTGGGATACCTGAACAAATCGTTGCACATTTAAAGCAGGAATTAAATGAAATAGATGATGTAAAACTGAAAATGATGGCAACGGAAGAAGGGGACGTCACGGTCATTTATTTCTCCTCTCTTATTGAAAAAATGACCTTACAAACCATGGTAATAATACCGTTGGCCAATAATTTAAAACAGATACATCAAATGTCTCAATATATAGATGCAAAGGACGTAAAGGATGTCATTAAACGATTGAATGCTGGTCAAACCTTGCTATTCTTTCATGAAACAAATGCACTTGTAAGTATGGATACATTTAGTGCACCAATCAGAGCTATAACCAATACTGAAACAGAATCAACCGTGATTGGGCCACAGGATGCATTCACAGAATCATTGGAAACCAATATTTCTTTAGTAAGAAGACGTATTCAAAGTTCTATGCTAAAAAATGAAAACCGGATTGTAGGTTCTGAGGCTAATATTAAAATATCGATCGTGTATATGGACAATATTGTGAATGACGAAAACTTGAAAAATTTAAGAAATCGAATTGATCAAGTGAATTATCCATTATTTACGGATATTTCAGTTTTAAAGCAATTAATAGAAGATAATCCGTTATCACCCTTTCCACAATATTATATGACCGTACGTCCAGATAGTGTTTGTCGGTACCTTCTAGATGGTAGAATTGTTGTGTTTATGGATAACAGTCAATTAGCGATTGTCTGCCCTACATCCTTTTTTGAGATGTTCGTTTCGATTGAGGATTATTACAACCGCTGGACAACGGCATCTTTATTAAGGATGCTGCGCTTTTTTGGTTTTTTCATAACGATCATGATTACACCAATGTATATTTCAGCTTTAACCTTCCATCCAGAAATTTTGCCTTATGAATTATTGTTAAGCCTTCAAGAGTCGAGGAGTAAGGTACCATTTCCACCTTTGATTGAAGTGTTATTTATCGAGCTAATTATTGAAGTCTTACGAGAAGCGGGCTCTCGAATGCCTGCAAAAGTCGGCCAAACAATTGGTATCGTAGGAGGTATTGTAATAGGTACGGCGGCTGTAGAAGCAGGATTACTCAGCAATATTCTAATCGTCCTGGTCGCAACATCTGCCTTATTATCGTTCCTACCACCAATCTTTTTAATGAGTAATACGAGCCGCTTTATACGATATATTTTTATTTTATCCGCAGGGCTCTTTGGTTTATTTGGCCAGATGCTCGCCTTTGCATGGTTAATCCATCATTTACTAAGTCTAAAATCTTTAGGAACAAATTATATGACACCAGGGATACCAAGAAAGCCGACAGATTTATTAGATAATGTCATCAGATTTCCATTGAAATATTTAACGAAAAAGACGGGAATTTCAAGAACTCAGACAAAAAAGTAGGAAGAGAAATTAGGTGAAGACGTTGAGCACAGCTAAATTAAAGGTTTTGAACCGCTATCATGTCATCTTTTTGGCTCAAAGCATTATGATTGGTACAGGTATACTTTCGTTGCCGCAAAAAATGAGTTCGATGGGGTATACTCAGTGGCTTGTGCCGATTATATTTGGAATAACTGCTACGTTAACTCTTTGGCCAATGGTTTGGCTTTGCTCTAAATATCCTACTGAGCATTTATTTCGTATCAACGAAATATTATTAGGAAAAATCATAGGAAAGGCCATTAACCTATTTTTTGTCTTGCAATTTATTGTCTTTAGTGCAGGTATCATTAGTAATTATATGCATCTCATTCAAAGTACAGCGCTGCCTGAACAAACGATCACATTGCCTGTTATTTGTTTATTACTTTTACTTATTTACATTGTAAGTGGGGGCATAAAATCAATAGCTAGATTTTGCATGATGACTTTTTTTATAACAATCCCCATGGTCTACTTTACACGGTGGGCAATTGAAAAAGGGGAGTTTAGCCATTTACTTCCGTTATTTAATTTTAATGCGAAACAATTTTTTGATGCGTTCAAAGATGGCTATTTATCAATCCTTGGTTATGAATTAATCATGATTTATTTTCCTTATATTATGGATCAGAAAAAGGCATTTCGCCATTCGCTAATCGGGATTTGGATTAGTATTTTTCTTTGTTTTTTCACAACAGTCGTAAGTGTCATCTATTATTCTGAATGGCAATTGAAAAATGTGGAGTTTTCTGTATTGAATTTATTTAAAGCTGGTGAATTTACGTTTGTTGAACGAATAGATATTATTGGGATCACGCTATGGGTATTTTTAATATTATCATCCGTAACTGCCTATGTATGGTGTGCCAAAATAGGAATTGACTCAGTATTTAAAAAGAAAAAAATTTATATACTCTATTTAATTGCAGCTATCATATTTGTGATTGTCAAGATGCCTTTTTCCCGCGAGGTTCAAGAAAAGCTATTTGCAGCAAGTAATTATATAGGCTATATGCTAATTATTTGGCCAGTCATATTAATGCTCGTATATGCAGTTAGAAAAAAGAAGGTGGAGCAATGAATAAAAAGCTTCTATGCATCATCCTTTCCTTGTTATTGTTACTAGTTGGTTGTGCAAGAAAGGAACAAAAGGTTCCACTAGAGGATATAGGTATGGTTGGTACAATGGCTTTTGATTATATAGATGATAAGCAAATGAAATTAACCGTAGCCATTCCGCAGTATTCGCCCGAAGCACAAAAAAACACACAAATTTTCTCTGTTGCTACTGACCTTGTTTCAAATGGAATAGTAGAAATTGAAAAGCTATCAGATAAAAAGATTGTCTTTAACCAATTACGTGTTGTCTTAGTCAATGAAGAGTTTGCACGAAAAGGGCAGGTGCGAAAGGTTATTCAGCATTTATACAGAAATGCAGAGGTAGGCAATAAGGTACTTATTGCTATTGCAAAGGACAATGCAGAAACTATTTTAAAGGGAGATTATCCTGATAAACCAAACATTAATTTTTATATTAATGATCTTTTAGAGCCAAGTATTAATACGGCGTTTAATCCCAATACAAATGTCCATGATTTCATTTACACCATTTCAAATCCAGTGATAGACACAATTCTTCCTTATATTGAAAAGCTTGATGATAAGTTAGAAATAAAGGGTGTTGCTATTTTTAAAGGGAGCCATATGCATGAACTGATAAAGCCAGAGGAAGCGCTCATTATTCAAGCTTTACAGGGACGAAAAAATCTGGCGCCGCTCCATTTAGATTTGCATGAGGGACATGGTGAAGAGAAGCTGATGATTGATTTAATTGAGAGTACGGTCAATATACAAAGCAATAAGGATATTGAGTCACCTAAGATAACCATTAACCTTAACATTAAAGGGACATTAAGCGAATATAAAGGCGCAAGAGAGTATGAGCTAAAAACCGCTGAGAGCATTAGTCATTTGGAGAAAGATGTTAATAAGCAGCTGAAAGAGGATATCACTAAATTTCTAGATAAATTAAAAACGATGGATGTGGATCCTAGTGGATTAAGTGAGAAATTTAGAATGTATTATCACGGAAAATGGACGACTAAAAAAACAAGGGAACTAATTAGAAAGCTAAATACAGAAGTACATGTTAAGACATCCATTATTAGTACAGGAACCTTAAAATAAAAGGACAATCAAATCTGCAATCCATTAGAGCGCAGATCTGTTCGTCCTTTTTTATGTTTATGATTTGCGCATAATAAAGCTTAAATGTCTGCCTGCTTTTTTGTCCTGACGGTAAGAGAAGCCATCAGGGCTAAGGAATGTGCAGGTTGCATCAATTTGTATGTGCTCTGCTGGAATACCTGCAAGCTCACATTGTTTTTTGACGGTTTGTTGATTATCAATATGATATTTATTGGTTTCAGCATTAAAATACATGAATTGTTCAGCATAGCCCAGGCTATGGAATTTTTCGTAGACATCTGCGTCAACCTCAAACTTTTGCTGACTTAGAGCCATGCCGATTTGAACATGAAAATCCTCAGGTCGGCATTGTTCTTCATGTACTAGATGTTGGAATAACTTTAGGGTTATTTCTTTGACTGTTCCTTGCCAGCCTGAATGGATAACACCAACTAGTCCATTCACTGCATTATAAAAAATAACGGGAACGCAATCTGCGGTAAAGCTACATACTAATAAATTGGGCTCTGTGGTATAAAGAGCATCCGTATTTTTAACTGCTGTATCCATTTGCTCAGCTCCACGTCCTTTATCGGCCAATGTAACCTTGTGGAAATTAGCACTATGGGTTTGCTCTGTACAAATAAATTGTTGTAAATCACAGTTCAACGTAGCAGCTAATTGTTGACGATTTTCAATCACATCTTGAACATTGTCGCATATGTGCAACGCCATATTATTTTGCTCCAATTCCAATGGGTCTTTTAAGGTAGTACCCGCAATAAA is a genomic window containing:
- a CDS encoding GerAB/ArcD/ProY family transporter, with the translated sequence MSTAKLKVLNRYHVIFLAQSIMIGTGILSLPQKMSSMGYTQWLVPIIFGITATLTLWPMVWLCSKYPTEHLFRINEILLGKIIGKAINLFFVLQFIVFSAGIISNYMHLIQSTALPEQTITLPVICLLLLLIYIVSGGIKSIARFCMMTFFITIPMVYFTRWAIEKGEFSHLLPLFNFNAKQFFDAFKDGYLSILGYELIMIYFPYIMDQKKAFRHSLIGIWISIFLCFFTTVVSVIYYSEWQLKNVEFSVLNLFKAGEFTFVERIDIIGITLWVFLILSSVTAYVWCAKIGIDSVFKKKKIYILYLIAAIIFVIVKMPFSREVQEKLFAASNYIGYMLIIWPVILMLVYAVRKKKVEQ
- the pgeF gene encoding peptidoglycan editing factor PgeF; its protein translation is MKTKIYVDNEQFIAGTTLKDPLELEQNNMALHICDNVQDVIENRQQLAATLNCDLQQFICTEQTHSANFHKVTLADKGRGAEQMDTAVKNTDALYTTEPNLLVCSFTADCVPVIFYNAVNGLVGVIHSGWQGTVKEITLKLFQHLVHEEQCRPEDFHVQIGMALSQQKFEVDADVYEKFHSLGYAEQFMYFNAETNKYHIDNQQTVKKQCELAGIPAEHIQIDATCTFLSPDGFSYRQDKKAGRHLSFIMRKS
- a CDS encoding spore germination protein, with product MRGIPEQIVAHLKQELNEIDDVKLKMMATEEGDVTVIYFSSLIEKMTLQTMVIIPLANNLKQIHQMSQYIDAKDVKDVIKRLNAGQTLLFFHETNALVSMDTFSAPIRAITNTETESTVIGPQDAFTESLETNISLVRRRIQSSMLKNENRIVGSEANIKISIVYMDNIVNDENLKNLRNRIDQVNYPLFTDISVLKQLIEDNPLSPFPQYYMTVRPDSVCRYLLDGRIVVFMDNSQLAIVCPTSFFEMFVSIEDYYNRWTTASLLRMLRFFGFFITIMITPMYISALTFHPEILPYELLLSLQESRSKVPFPPLIEVLFIELIIEVLREAGSRMPAKVGQTIGIVGGIVIGTAAVEAGLLSNILIVLVATSALLSFLPPIFLMSNTSRFIRYIFILSAGLFGLFGQMLAFAWLIHHLLSLKSLGTNYMTPGIPRKPTDLLDNVIRFPLKYLTKKTGISRTQTKK
- a CDS encoding amino acid permease produces the protein MANKELKRGLEARHIQMIALGGTIGVGLFMGSASAIQWTGPSVLLAYGIAGIFIFFIMRAMGEMLYMEPSTGSFATFGYKYIHPLAGYLTAWSNWFQWVIVGMSEIIAVGTYMQYWYPELPAWIPGLIAMVILGVANFISVKSFGEFEFWFAMIKIVTIILMIIAGVGLIFFGFGNDGIAIGLSNLWSHGGFFTGGWTGFFFALSLVVAAYQGVELIGITAGEAKNPQKTITNAIQSIIWRILIFYIGAIFVIVTVYPWDELGTIGSPFVATFAKVGITAAAGIINFVVITAAMSGCNSGIYSAGRMLYTLAMNGQAPKFFAKLSSNGVPLFGTAGVLVGLVIGVILSYIAPENLFVYVYSASVLPGMIPWFIILISQIRFRKVKGAQLAEHPFKMPFAPLTNYVTIIFLIMVLIGMWFNDDTRISLIVGIVFLVLVTVSYYVFGIGKNRYGKIQ
- a CDS encoding Ger(x)C family spore germination protein, whose amino-acid sequence is MNKKLLCIILSLLLLLVGCARKEQKVPLEDIGMVGTMAFDYIDDKQMKLTVAIPQYSPEAQKNTQIFSVATDLVSNGIVEIEKLSDKKIVFNQLRVVLVNEEFARKGQVRKVIQHLYRNAEVGNKVLIAIAKDNAETILKGDYPDKPNINFYINDLLEPSINTAFNPNTNVHDFIYTISNPVIDTILPYIEKLDDKLEIKGVAIFKGSHMHELIKPEEALIIQALQGRKNLAPLHLDLHEGHGEEKLMIDLIESTVNIQSNKDIESPKITINLNIKGTLSEYKGAREYELKTAESISHLEKDVNKQLKEDITKFLDKLKTMDVDPSGLSEKFRMYYHGKWTTKKTRELIRKLNTEVHVKTSIISTGTLK